A DNA window from Anastrepha ludens isolate Willacy chromosome 6, idAnaLude1.1, whole genome shotgun sequence contains the following coding sequences:
- the LOC128868689 gene encoding proteasome assembly chaperone 2 yields MLQMKNRSTLDLKEYTVIIPSICVGNAAQLACDLLIASKKMQRVASLMHPALIPVFGPSAYQHEPEERVAACEIYECASNKLVVIQFRTPLISRHAQSLHNYLADLVQQARRVVILSASFGFEKREIGTSPYEYCVSERFRESHNTQLANVKWMEFKGEMIFGGGNGLQLFRLLKEKEVPVMLLFRYVLEGDNSTDATLIVRELNDLCSSFLQLEAEDKTIKLTVPVSWKLLFGNDVTAFIF; encoded by the coding sequence atgttgcAAATGAAGAATAGATCTACACTAGACCTTAAAGAATACACTGTAATAATACCAAGCATATGTGTGGGAAATGCGGCGCAGCTAGCATGCGATTTGTTAATTGCATCCAAGAAGATGCAGAGAGTGGCAAGTCTCATGCACCCAGCATTGATTCCTGTCTTTGGACCATCAGCTTACCAACATGAGCCCGAGGAAAGAGTAGCTGCTTGTGAAATTTATGAATGTGCCAGCAATAAATTGGTCGTTATACAATTTCGAACACCACTTATATCTCGTCATGCACAAAGTTTGCATAATTACTTAGCTGACTTGGTGCAACAAGCCCGAAGAGTAGTGATACTCAGTGCGAGTTTCGGATTTGAAAAACGTGAAATAGGAACTTCACCCTATGAATACTGTGTGTCTGAGCGATTTCGTGAAAGTCATAATACGCAATTAGCGAATGTGAAATGGATGGAGTTTAAGGGCGAGATGATTTTTGGCGGTGGTAATGGACTGCAGCTTTTCCGCTTATTAAAAGAAAAGGAAGTGCCTGTTATGCTATTATTTCGGTATGTGTTGGAAGGCGATAACTCGACGGATGCTACACTTATAGTCCGAGAGTTGAACGATTTGTGCTCAAGCTTTTTACAATTAGAGGCAGAGGATAAAACGATAAAGTTAACCGTTCCTGTGTCTTGGAAATTACTATTTGGGAACGATGTTACTGCTTTCATTTTCTag